A region from the Rhizoctonia solani chromosome 13, complete sequence genome encodes:
- a CDS encoding rare lipoprotein A-like double-psi beta-barrel protein — protein sequence MLSSVVAAFVLAASVNQVAASPSRHLYAARAYAQDAHLLEDYETYHGRYLSIGCSSAKKNDQAFFKECCHPLHKGGELSSDKCNASSNPTTPAAPQPTTSAYAAAASPASSNPETYSGGVATYYYQNGAAGSCGNYNSDDTPIVAVDSRTMDPSLCGKKVRVTNTNNGKSVVCTIADTCPTCNTATSLDLSTGAFNQIAKPEEGMVPIAWHFE from the exons ATGCTGTCTTCGGTCGTTGCTGCCTTTGTTCTCGCCGCCTCTGTCAACCAGGTTGCGGCCAGCCCATCCCGACACCTCTACGCCGCTCGTGCGTACGCCCAAGATGCTCACCTTCTTGAGGATTATGAGAC CTACCACGGCCGCTACCTTTCAATTG GATGTTCCTCTGCAAAGAAAAACGATCAAGCATTCTTCAAGGAGTGCTGCCATCCATTGCACAAGGGCGGGGAATTGTCTTCGGACAAGTGTAACGCATCCTCCAATCCTACCACCCCGGCAGCGCCCCAGCCTACTACTTCTGCATACGCTGCTGCCGCCTCCCCAGCCTCCAGCAACCCCGAAACTTACTCTGGTGGAGT TGCCACCTATTACTACCAAAACGGAGCAGCAGGATCGTGTGGCAATTACAATTCGGATGACACCCCAATCGTCGCCGTGGACTCCCGTACTATGGATCCTAGCCTCTGTGGCAAAAAGGTTCGAGTCACTAACACCAACAACGGGAAATCGGTTGTCTGCACCATTGCAGATACGTGCCCTACATGCAACACCGCCACTTCGCTCGATCTCTCGACCGGTGCATTTAACCAAATTGCCAAACCAGAAGAAGGCATGGTTCCAATCGCTTGGCATTTCGAATAA
- a CDS encoding Copia protein: MAKAVASTSAPGAASGTHRIAPLWGTENYNMWRIQMEEILSDLDLYGYVNKTIIAPSKTVLKTKRNRKDDKGKPLPNYEYTATNNKYTKWVKADQKALSNIRLRVDRSVLNLIQGCTMSANAWNALATTYQVKGTVGLIDLQRKFFSHQMTDGKDIKEHIQRMRGWFQQINNISPGSCTEANWITTLIASLPDSWDLFSQS, encoded by the exons ATGGCCAAAGCTGTAGCAAGCACTTCAGCCCCCGGTGCAGCTAGCGGAACGCACCGGATTGCACCCCTTTGGGGAACTGAGAATTATAATATGTGGCGCATACAGATGGAAGAGATATTATCAGATCTTGATCTATATGGCTACGTAAACAAGACAATTATTGCACCTAGCAAGACTGTGCTGAAAACCAAAAGAAATCGGAAAGATGACAAGGGCAAACCATTGCCCAACTATGAATATACAGCAACTAACAACAAGTACACAAAATGGGTTAAAGCCGACCAAAAAGCATTATCTAATATAAGATTAAGAGTTGACAGAAGTGTACTAAACCTAATTCAAGGATGCACAATGTCCGCCAACGCTTGGAACGCCCTTGCAACAACTTACCAAGTCAAAGGAACGGTTGGACTCATTGACCTACAAAGAAAGTTCTTCAGTCACCAAATGACTGATGGCAAAGACATCAAGGAACACATCCAACGCATGCGCGGATGGTTCCAGCAAATAAACAATATTAGTCCCGGCTCATGCACTGAAGCCAACTGGATCACAACATTGATTGCAAGCTTACCTGACTCATGGGATTTGTTCTCCCAATCA TAA
- a CDS encoding Retrovirus-related Pol polyprotein from transposon TNT 1-94: MRINPSATTNALQQLNALMSRTNNAGVQTRSWNPNVAPIKLNNVQGGITLKIQHPPMSEFSDVPIMPSNPNSSNNTVPSTYNLFDSSPTVLPTNTGTPDLTYSMITPTTPKPTIDKLCKQFKQLYLNEPLIPKQPNPTLALSGDMEPTWTFINNELPMPTTNSPTVAEVLSRPNAEEWWKAMAKEVSTLEQMGMYKLTDLPPKRKAMGNKWVLVLKHNKNGTVKSCS, encoded by the exons ATGCGCATTAACCCTAGCGCAACTACAAATGCACTACAACAACTCAATGCACTTATGTCCAGAACCAACAACGCAGGAGTCCAAACCCGCAGTTGGAATCCTAACGTTGCTCCCATCAAACTCAACAACGTGCAAGGAGGGATTACCCTCAAGATCCAGCACCCTCCCATGTCTG AGTTCTCTGATGTCCCTATCATGCCCAGCAACCCCAATAGCTCCAACAACACTGTACCTAGCACATACAACCTCTTTGACAGTTCCCCCACCGTACTACCCACCAATACCGGCACCCCAGACCTTACCTACTCAATGATCACCCCAACAAcacccaaaccaaccattGACAAACTTTGCAAACAATTCAAACAGCTATACCTCAATGAACCATTGATCCCCAAACAGCCAAACCCCACCTTGGCGTTGTCCGGAGATATGGAACCAACGTGGACGTTCATCAACAATGAACTGCCAATGCCAACAACCAACAGTCCTACCGTTGCGGAGGTGCTATCCAGGCCAAACGCAGAGGAATGGTGGAAGGCAATGGCCAAGGAGGTCAGCACCCTTGAACAAATGGGAATGTACAAACTAACAGACTTACCACCCAAACGCAAGGCAATGGGGAACAAATGGGTCCTTGTACTCAAGCACAACAAGAACGGcactgttaagagttgt agctag
- a CDS encoding Retrotransposable element Tf2 protein, with translation MEPEPSLTALLEAVTALTATVGSLQAQIQSQGQQLIELKAICKETADLLGDKDQGGPQVQAQPGPSTGPVTPPTHTGGEAHTPGTVRPGLKAPFRPSRGTGFDSEEEEEPRRAPKREPGDTPKRSLSSLTPFDSGSSVKRPKMELPNPYKGDSRGRKATQWLDCMLLWVALHQDQFNEEEQMVVWILYHMTDKAADWALPIIGTIIKGKGNPPTTIPALTAKFKEAFANPNAKRAAARKIAALTQTTTTSEYVTEFRNLMAELDWNTEAYIAQFVRGLHWKVKELLSTKDNILDDDLEAIFAASVKIDNICWENEENQPKKAPAKSPVTATTSTTTTTQRVRLSEDPNYVTPEERDRRRASGLCVKCGQKGHGIKQCPNGWKATIKEVAKVADDEITVKPLVTKNAPIESIVSKFVSIALDSNKRPLLYIDLIAQNFPTAPIKTLIDSGATSNFISPSIVEKYKIPKTQLENPQVVRMLDGTISQTGRIWHQVHLAVLANGHTHSIPFLVCPIGNTPAILGMTWLTSESPLIDWQQGSVTFPEQVQIASEEEADSDPLADLPPQYHEFAKVFGEEEFKVLPPHREYDISIDLVPDAKLTPGPIYGMTDAESKALKQHIDKELATGKICPSTLSAGAPVMFVKKADGSLRLVVDYRKLNDVTHKNVYPLPRQDNLMAKLRHAKMFTKLDLRWGYNNVRIKEGDEWKTAFRTKYGLFEYLVMPFGLTNAPAAFQHFMNNLFRDLIDVTVVIYLDDILIFLEKPEDHPNHVREVLSQLMKNQLFCKLSKCHFHVTTVDYLGIVISPTGFSMDQKKVKAVTSWPQPKTVKQVQAFLGFVNYLRRFIPNFGTVARPLHNLTKKETPWSWGKTEEDTFQELKALVTKSLVLIHSNPELPYYLETDASGVAMGAILSQRGEDNRLHLIAYMSKSFSGAEANYDTHNKELLAIIKALEEWRIFLEATDKPIQVFTDHCNLEYWMQARTFNRRHARWRVFLSDFNFEIHYCPGKQSGKPDALSRRSDYTDTPQEPEVMLPAEVFANTSEEELEIVTEVRNKLREDPSLEPIIQFLTEDADNAPPSIRKAYQDYDWEEDLLWYRGKLVVPDSEPLKEQLLKEFHDSPLAGHPGQQRTLELISRSYWWPGMKSSAKEWVECCPVCQANQRAHAPTIALKPLEVPPFPFHTISYNFITGLPKSNGHDAILVVIDSFSKFGHFIPTTKKVTAKGLADLFISHVWKLHGLPVKTILDWGTTFTGKFLRALYQRLGVKPAFSSAYHPESDGQTERVNQFIEFYLRSYVAADHLDWATWLPLAEYAYNNAKHSATGRTPFELVYGRNPVMNPSNVPANVPEADQVANTLAREWQEAESALRMTKERMTGTRGVVLRYSVGKKVWLDGKNVELRTNSNKLDPKQLGPFEVTEKVSSHAYRLKLPETLKIHDVFYVGLLSKVHKSPSQPFPEQPPPETIEGEEEYKVEQIIDSKRQRGKWFYLIKWKGYGPEDNSWEPEELLEHSQEEIKRFNKSQLKKARDSAKNL, from the exons atggaaccggaaCCGTCCCttaccgctctcctcgaggctgtcacagccctcacagccactgttgggtccctgcaggcccaaatccaatcTCAAGGCCAgcagctcattgagcttaaagccatatgcaaggagaccgccgacttacttggcgacaaggatcaaggaggaccccaagtccaagcccagcctggcccatcgactgggcctgtcactccccctacacatacagggggagaagcgcacactccaggaacggttaggcctggactcaaggcccccttccgcccatcaagaggaacgggctttgactcagaagaagaggaagaacccaggcgGGCCCCTAAGAGAGAGCCTGGCGACACGCCTAagcggagcctcagctcccttaccccctttgactcagggtctAGTGTGAAGCGACCCAAGATGGAGCTCCCCAATCCATACAAAGGGGACtccaggggaagaaaggcaacccagtggctggaTTGCATGCTGCTGTGGGTTGCACTTCATCAAGATCAATtcaatgaagaagaacaaatggttgtgtggatcctttatcacatgactgataaggccgccgactgggctctccctatcatagggaccatcatcaagggcaagggaaacccccctaccactatcccggccttaacggccaaattcaaagaggcatttgccaatcccaacgccaaacgggcagccgccaggaagattgccgcgcttactcagacaaccactacgtctgagtacgttaccgagttccgcaatcttatggcagaacttgattggaacactgaggcgtacattgcccagtttgtgcgcggtcttcactggaaagtgaaggaactcctgtccaccaaggacaatatcctgGACGATGAccttgaggctatatttgctgcctccgtcaaaatagacaacatttgttgggaaaacgaggagaaccaacccaagaaggcccctgccaagtccccggtcaccgcgaccacttccaccactaccaccacccaacgggtccgcctatcagaGGATCCCAATTAcgttaccccggaggaaagggatcgCCGCCGAGCATCAGGGCTGTGCGTCAAatgcggtcaaaagggacacggcatcaaacaatgccccaatggctggaaagctaCCATCAAAGAGGTAGCCAAGGTAGCTGATGacga GATTACCGTCAAACCCTTGGTTACAAAAAATGCGCCTATAGAATCTATTGTTTCCAAATTTGTATCTATCGCtcttgattcaaataaacGCCCCCTTTTATACATTGATTTAATAGCGCAAAACTTCCCGACGGCCCCCATCAAAACCCTGATAGATTCCGGAGCAACATCCAATTTCATTTCCCCCTCCATCGTTGAAAagtacaaaatcccaaaaacccaactcgaaaatccacaagttgtgagaatgttagatggtacaatttcacagactggtcgcatatggcaccaggttcatctcgcggtcttggccaatggccatacacactccattcccttccttgtttgcccaaTTGGCAACACTCCGGCTATCttaggcatgacttggcttACATCAGAATCCCCTCTTAtagattggcaacagggatcagtcacattccctgaacaggttcaaattgcctcagaagaagaagcggactcagatcctttagcagaccttcccccgcagtaccacgagtttgctaaagtctttggcgaagaagaattcaaggtccttcccccacatagggagtatgacatctctatagaccttgtcccagacgccaaactgacccctggccccatatacggcatgacggatgcggaatctaaggcgttgaaacaacacattgacaaggaactagcaacgggcaagatttgCCCCAGTACCTTGTCCGCCGGCGcaccagtcatgtttgtaaagaaggcagatggctcACTAAGACTGGTAGTTGACTATAGGAAGCTAAATGACGTCACGCacaagaacgtctacccactCCCTAGGCAAGACAACTTGATGGCCAAACTTAGGCACGCAAAAATGTTCACAAAGCTAGAtctacgctggggttacaacaacgtcaggatcaaagaaggggatgaatggaaaacggcatTCAGAACTAAATATGGGCTGTTTGAATATCTGgtaatgccttttggcctcaccaacgccccagccgccttccaacatttcatgaacaacctgttcagagacctcattgacgtcacagtggtgatCTATTTGGATGACATACTAATCTTCTTGGAGAAACCGGAGGACCACCCTAACCACGTAAGGGAAGTCCTCTCCCAattgatgaagaatcagctgttctgcaagctctccaagtgccacttccacgtcactacggttgattatcttggcattgtcatatcccccaccggcttttccatggaccagaagaaggtCAAGGCGGTCACATCATGGCCTCAACCCAAGACAGtaaaacaggtccaggcctttttagggtttgtcaactacctcagacgtttcattcccaacttcgGCACGGTTGCGCGGCCTCTACAcaatctcaccaaaaaggaaaccccctggtcatggggtaaaaCAGAGGAAGACACATTCCAGGAGTTGAAGGCCCTTGTCACCAAATCCCTGGTTCTTATCCACTCCAATCCAGAACTACCCTACTATCTagagacagacgcatcaggggtagccatgggagctatATTGAGCCAAAGGGGAGAAGATAACCGGCTCCATCTGATTGCGTatatgtcaaaatccttctctGGTGCTGAAGCCAACTACgatacccacaacaaggaactactggcaatcattaaagccctggaggaatggaggatcttcttggaagccaCAGACAAACCAATACAGGTGTTCACAGATCATTGCAACcttgaatattggatgcaggcaagaaccttcaaccgacgacatgctagatggcgcgtATTCCTGAGTGATTTCAATTTCGAgatacattattgcccagggaaacaatcgGGAAAGCCTGACGCCTTATCCAGGAGATCAGATTACACGGACACACCCCAGGAGCCAGAGGTTATGCTACCAGCCgaggtatttgccaacacatcagaagaggaacttgaaATTGTCACCGAAGTCCGAAACAAACTAAGGGAGGACCCATCCCTAGAACCTATCATCCAGTTTCTGACAGAAGACGCTGATAACGCACCCCCCTCTATCCGAAAGGCCTACCAAgactatgactgggaggaagaccttcTATGGTACCGAGGGAAACTAgtagtcccagactcagagccCCTGAAAGAACAACTGCTTAAGGAATTCCACGATTCCCCACTGGCAGgccacccaggacaacaaagGACACTGGAATTAATCAGCAGGTCTTACTGGTGGCCCGGTATGAAGTCTTCAGCTAAGGAATGGGTCGAATGCTGCCcagtatgccaagccaatcaacgTGCTCACGCACCAACCATTGCCCTCAAACCTTTAGAAGTACCCCCATTCCCTTTTCATACCATCTCTTACAATTTCATTACGGGCCTCCCTAAGTCAAACGGGCACGATGCAATACTAgtagtcattgactccttctcaaagtttggacacttcatcccaaccacaaagaaggtcacagccaagggccttGCCGACTTGTTCATTAGTCATGTCTGGAAACTACACGGATTACCGGTCAAAACCATCTTGGACTGGGGAACaacgttcacagggaaattcctaagggctcTGTACCAGCGtcttggagtcaaaccagccttctcctcagcctaccacccagaatcggacggccaaacagaaagggtgaatcagttcatagaattctacctcagatcatatGTTGCCGCCGACCACTTGGACTGGGCTACCTGGTTACCGCTAGCGGAATACGCCTACAATAACGCAAAGCACTCCGCCACCGGAAGAACCccttttgaattggtttatGGTAGAAATCCCGTCATGAATCCATCTAATGTTCCtgccaacgtcccagaagctgaTCAAGTGGCCAATACACTAGCCCGAGAATGGCAAGAGGCGGAATCAGCACTCAGAATGACCAAGGAGCGCATGACAGGCACAAGAGGAGTGGTACTGAGATATTCTGTgggcaaaaaagtctggctggacggaaaaaacgtggaacttaggacaaactccaacaagctgGATCCAAAACAGCTAGGACCGTTTGAAGTCACCGAAAAAGTCTCCAGTCACGCTTACCGCCTCAAGCTACcggaaactctgaaaatTCATGACGTGTTCTACGTAGGATTGCTATCTAAAGTACACAaatccccaagccaaccattcccggaacaacctccccctgaaacaatagagggagaagaggaatacaaggtagaacagatcattgactcaaagaggcaacggggaaaatggttttatttaatcaaatggaaaggatatggaccTGAggacaactcatgggaaccagaggagctACTTGAGCATAGTCAAGAGGAGAtcaaacgcttcaacaagtcacaactgaaaaaggctcgtgactccgccaagaacctttaa
- a CDS encoding Retrotransposable element Tf2 protein, whose protein sequence is MTDKAANWALPIIGNIIKGKGNPPTTIQALMAKFKEAFANPDAKRAAARKIAALTQTTTTSEYVTEFRNLMAELDWNTEAYIAQFTRGLHWKVKELLSTKDNVPNNNLKAIFAASIKIDNTCWENKENRPKKLPAKSLATAATTSTTQRVRLLEDPNYVTPEERDRRCASGLCVKCGQKGHGIKQCPNGWKATIKEVAKPPTQKKDNLDSCVEFVSVGLDSNKKPLLFINLYVQNFPAEPLKTLIDSGATSNFISPLIVEKYKIPKTQLKNPQVVRMLDGTISQTGCIWHQVHLTVLANGHPHSIPFLVCPIGNTLAILGMTWLTAEAPLIDWQQGLVTFPEQVQIASEEEADSDPLADLPPQYHEFAKVFGKEEFKVLPPHREYDISINLVPDAKLTPGPIYSMTDAESKALKQHIDEELATGKIRPSTSSAGAPVMFVKKADGSLQLVVNYRKLNDVTHKNVYLLPRQDNLMAKLRHAKIFTKLDLRWGYNNVRIKEGDEWKTAFRTKYGLFEYLVMPFGLTNALAAFQHFMNNLFRDLIDVTVVIYLDDILIFSEDPKDHPTHVREVLSRLMKNQLFCKLSKCHFHVTTVDYLGIVISPTGFSMDQKKIEAVTSWPTPKMVKQVQAFLGFVNYLHCFIPNFSSVARPLHNLTRKETPWSWGNLEEAAFQELKVLVTKSPVLIHSNPRLPYYLETDASGVAMGAILSQQGSDNQLHPIAYMSKLFSGAEANYDTHNKELLAIIKALEEWCIFLEATDKPVQVFTDHRNLEYWMQARTFNWRHARWRVFLSNFNFEIHYRPGKQSGKLDALSRQLDYVDLPTEPEVMLPAEVFANTLEEEVEIVTEIRSKIREDPSLEPIIQFLTEDAEDAPPSIQKAYWDYDWEEDLLWYQGKLVVPDSEPLKEQLLKEFHDSPLAEVPPFPFHTISYNFITGFPKSDGYDAILVVINSFSKFGHFIPTTKKVTAKGLADLFIAHVWKLHGLPVKTVSDCGTTFMGKFLRALYQRLGIKPAFSSAYHPESDGQTERVNQFIEFYLRSYVAADHSDWATWLPLAEYAYNNARHSATGKTPFELVYGRNPVMSPSNVPANVPEANHVANTLAQEWKEAESALQLTKERMAGNKGITPEYAIGKKVWLDGKNVELRTNSNKLDPKRLGPFEVLEKISSHAYQLKLPETLRIHDVFYVGLLSKVHKSPSQPFPERPPPETIKGEEEYEVEQIIDSKRQRGKWFYLIKWKGYGPEDNSWEPEELLEHSQEEIKQFNQARLRKACDTAKSL, encoded by the exons ATGACCGACAAGGCAGCCAATTGGGCACTCCCTATTATTGGgaacatcatcaagggcaagggcaaccctcccaccaccatccaggccttaATGGctaaattcaaagaagcctttgccaatccagacgcaaagagggcggccgccagaaagattgccgcgttaactcagaccaccaccacgtctgagtatgtcacagaattccgcaacctcatggcggaacttgactggaacactgaggcatacattgcccagttcacgcgaggccttcactggaaggtcaaggaactcctgtccaccaaggacaacgtCCCCAACAACAACCTCAAGGCCATTTTTGCCGcctcaatcaaaattgacaacacttgttgggaaaacaaggagaaccgtcCCAAGAAGCTCCCTGCCAAGTCCTTGGCCACTGCGGCCACTACCTCCACCAcacaacgggtccgcctattGGAAGACCCCAATTATGTCAcaccggaggaaagggaccgccgctgcgcgtctggcctttgtgtcaagtgcggccaaaaagggcatggcatcaaacagtgccctaaTGGATGGAAGGCAACTATCAAGGAAGTTGCCAAA cccccgactcaGAAAAAGGACAATTTAGATAGTTgcgttgaatttgtatcagTTGGTCTTGACTCCAATAAGAAACCTCTATTATTCATCAATCTATACGTCCAGAATTTCCCAGCAGAACCTCTCAAAACTCTAatagactcaggagccacatcaaacttcatttcccccttgattgtggaaaaatataaaattccaaaaacccaactcaaaaatccacaagttgtgagaatgttagatggtaccatttcccagactggttgcatttggcaccaggttcacctcacggttttggccaacggccatccccactccattccctttcttgtttgccccattggcaacaccttggcaatcctaggcatgacatggttaacggcagaagctcctcttattgattggcaacagggactagttacattccctgaacaagttcaaattgcctccgaggaagaagcagactcagaccctttagcagacctcccccctcagtaccatgagtttgctaaggtttttggcaaagaagaatttaaggtcctccctccacatagggagtatgacatctccatcaaccttgtcccagatgccaaactgactcctggccccatatacaGCATGAccgacgcagaatcaaaggcgctaaaacagcatattgatgaggaattagcaacgggcaaaatccgccctagtacctcctcagcaggcgccccggtcatgtttgtaaaaaaggctgATGGGTCCCTCCAACTAGTTGTCAattacaggaagttgaatgacgtaacccacaaaaatgtctaTCTGCTCCCTAGGCAGGAcaatctcatggccaaactcaggcacgccaagatcttcaccaaATTGGATTTACGCTGGGGATATAACAATGTCCggattaaggaaggagatgaatggaaaacggcctttaGAACAAAGTacgggctatttgaatacttggtaatgccttttggcctcaccaatgccctggccgctttccaacacttcatgaacaacctattcagggacctcatcgacgtcactgtggttatctacttggacgacatcctgattttctcagaagaccccaaggaccacccaacccatgtcagggaagtcctatcacggttgatgaagaatcagttgttctgtaaactctccaagtgtcacttccatgtcaccacgGTAGATTACCTGGGCATAGTCATTTCCCCAACAGGCttttccatggaccagaagaaaattGAGGCGGTCACATCATGGCCAACCCCCAAaatggtcaaacaggtccaagccttcctaggatttgtcaactacctccaCTGCTTCATCCCTAATTTCAGTTCAGTAGCTCGCCCTTTGCACAATCTtaccagaaaggaaaccccctggtcatggggcaacctagaggaagcagcatttcaggagttgaaggttcttgtCACCAAGTCACCGgtcctcatccattccaacccaagACTCCCTTATTACCTTGAGACAGATGCTTCaggggttgccatgggagcTATTCTTAGTCAGCAAGGATCAGACAACCAACTACACCCAATcgcatatatgtccaaattgttctcaggggcagagGCCAACTACGACActcacaacaaggaactcctggccatcatcaaggccttggaggaatggtgtatcttcctggaagctaCGGACAAGCCAGTTCAGGTATTTACAGACCACCGCAAccttgagtactggatgcaggcaaggacattcaatTGGcggcatgctagatggcgcgtattcctgagcaacttcaactttgaaatacattatcgcccagggaagcagtcagggaaacTGGATGCCTTGTCCAGACAATTGGACTATGTAGACCTACCCacggaaccagaagtcatgctacccGCGGAAGTCTTTGCAAACACCTTGGAAGAGGAGGttgaaattgtcacagaaatacgGTCTAAAATCAGAGAGGACCCGTCTCTGGAAccaatcatccagttccttaCAGAAGACGCGGAGGATGCACCCCCTTCTATTCAAAAGGCTTATtgggattatgactgggaggaagaccttctatggtaccaaggaaaattagtagtcccagactcagaacccctcaaGGAACAATTGCTTaaggaattccacgactcccCATTGGCGG AAGTCCCCCCTTTCCCgttccacacaatatcctacAACTTCATCACGGGATTCCCCAAATCTGACGGGTACGATGCAATTCTAGTGGTGATCAattccttctccaagtttggtcattttatcccaaccacaaagaagGTCACGGCTAAGGGTCTAGCCGACCTATTCATTGCCCACGTCTGGAAGTTACACGGACTACCGGTCAAAACAGTCTCAGACTGCGGAACAACGTTCATGGGAAAATTCCTAAGAGCATTATACCAGCGCCTTGGAATCAAACCAGCCTTCTcttcagcctaccacccggagtcagacggacaaacagaaagggtgaaccaatttattgaattctacctcagGTCCTACGTTGCGGCAGACCATTCAGACTGGGCTACCTGGCTACCGCTAGCGgaatacgcatacaacaacgctagACACTCGGCCACAGGAAAGACCCCCTTTGAACTTgtctatggaagaaacccggTCATGAGTCCATCCAATGTACCGGCAAATGTCCCGGAAGCCAATCACGTAGCCAACACCCTGGCtcaggaatggaaggaagcggAATCCGCCCTACAATTGACCAAGGAAAGAATGGCAGGAAACAAGGGAATAACCCCGGAATACGcaattggcaaaaaagtctggctggatgggAAAAatgtggagcttagaaccaactccaacaaattggACCCTAAGAGACTAGGCCCTTTTGAAGTCTTAGAAAAAATATCCAGCCATGCGTACCAACTAAAACTCCCGGAAACCTTGAGAATCCATGAcgtgttctatgtaggactgTTATCCAAAGTCCACAAATCTCCCAGTCAACCCTTCCCAGAACGTCCCCCTCCAgaaacaatcaaaggggaagaagagtatgaggtagaacagatcattgactccaaaagacaacgaggaaaatggttctacttgatcaaatggaaggggtacggCCCAGAAGATAACTCATGGGAGCCagaagaactgttggaacacagccaagaagagatcaagcaattcaaccaagcaagactcagaaaggcttgtgacaccgccaagagcctttaa